In Sesamum indicum cultivar Zhongzhi No. 13 linkage group LG1, S_indicum_v1.0, whole genome shotgun sequence, the sequence ATATTCGATTATCCAAAATGCTTAAAATAAGAAGGGTAACACCAAAGGTTACGACAATCTAATTATGGATTAACAAAATGTTTccttgaaagaaaataattagcaaAGTTATTCAGTTGTGATTGAATAGGAAAGACAGTTGAGAGTAGTGAAAAAAGCAGCAATGATCATACATAtctttcaattgatttattcaatCAAGACCAGAAATCCCAGCACTGATAGCCCTCGGACGGGTGAGACTTTTCCAATCTTGATGATGTCAATGAACTTATCTACCTCAGGTTCCACCATTTTCAACAActcattttcttcaataacTCTGTTTGTCATCGTGGGAGGAGGGTGTAATGTGTAGAAATGTGGTATCGAATCCATAAAACAATAAGATGCAGGGATCAGAAATATCTTGGATCCAATTTCTggagaaaaatgaatatcttCCATGCAAACTGAAGATGCCCAGCTGCTTAAATAGTGAAAAGAACTAACCAACGAAAATGGACAAGGAGAAAACCAAATGGCGACCTGTCGAGTTGAGTCATTCAGTCTGAGTGTGCAACTAAAACATGAGAAGATCCCAATTCCCACTTCTAATCTAACGCTTATACATGTTGTGTATATGTCATTGGATTCTCTACAGACAGACAGACAgatattatatgataaaagaaATTCCTATTTTGAAACCATGGTCAGtcaagacaaaaataaaattaggggCAAGCAGGGGACAAGTCATTTCACACATCAACTAAGCAGAATGCGCCACATGCCTCTGGTCAAACGCGGATAATGAGGAGGTGGCGTCAAATCGGTGGTGGAGTCGCTCAATACCGACACCTTTCCACTGTAAATTACTGGTATTGGTACACACTTGTTTTCCCGAATGCCATCCACCCCCCTTCCTCTTCAAAACATTTTCACCTCATTTACCTTCTAATTCACTCAAAATAAAGTTACTATCCTTTGTAATGTTATcttattttagttataaaaattatattgaatgggaaataagatattttttacgTATGTGATTGgttgagaaataaaattataatgatgatAGTTAATGTGATATGTAATAAAAACgtatatataatgattattGTTTAGAGAcaaacaaaatgcataaaaataaaggtGCAGTAGGAGGGTGCAGCTGATTTGTTTAGAGACAAAATGCTAATAATTAAGTTGAAcaggttacataattatggAGCATTAATAGCGGGCTGAATATATGGGCTCCCCTCCCCTCAAAAAAATATCTGGCCTCTCCATTCTCCAACTCATTGCTCAATACTAAATTAAGAGGcccatctatatatatagatatatagacaATTTTTTGCACtattgaattataatattatattgaatatatatgtttttcttgTACTGATGATGTCATCTAAAAGTAGAGGGAGCTGCTGTAGAATTAATGCTTGTAGTGCAGGGATATTAGGAGctatatagtttaaaatgaagtaattagAGGTTGTTAATcctgaaaattaaaacaggCTGCATACAGGAATTCAAttgttttgataattaaagcatatgtttgcattaatattaattcatacaCCCACCACCCTCATCCTGCAATATGCTTGTATTGTACGTCTCAAATTAAATCTCTACCGTCCAACCACATCATTCACGTaagcttcaatttttaattagacGTCGTAAAGGATTGATCAGGATTTGACATTTACTTCTTCTAACTTTTCCGTACCTACTTGTCGTCTAATTTTGTCAtcttgtctctctctctctctcacacacacacacacacatttgtACGTATGTAGTCATGAAGACATGAATGCACAAATTCCTATGCTTGTTGAAATCGGGAGGCAGCAGCACATGAGCAGCGTGTCCGTCGTCCGCTCTCTTTGTTTATGAAGCTACTACATACCAGTActcttatataattaatttgtacacACACCCATGTGGGTATGTGTGTCATCTTGTTTTGAAATAGAATCTAAAGGTGGAGGCATGCACCCCTGTTGGAGCTACCAAGGGCACTTTCCATCTCTCGTACGTACAACAAATACATCAAAACAAAATCGAAATGGGAAATTTGTTCAACTCTTTTAAATGTAGACATTAATTAACAAGAAGTAGGTACGTGCATACTACTTAATATATAGATTTGggatttattctttaagaagATATAAAAactttgttaatatatatatctcgtCATCATTTTACAGTTAATTAGCTAGAGGTGTATATAGTAGGTATCTGATCATCACTAACtcaaccatatatatatatatatatatatatataatccattATAAATCATATTGAGACTACCCATGCCagtgtgtgttttgtgtgtGAATTGGAATTATAATGggaatacatatatatatatatatacattatttttaagcataaatattattattaattctcTTGTTGATATGGTCCCCATGCATGCATGAAGAAGATCTACAAATAAATGTGGGATGGGATGGCATCTACCCTGGGGCATGgggcattaattaattaattcaccTCTCATCATCAATATCATTTCTCTACGCATCATAGCCCCATAAAACAATTCATGTACAGAATATTTCATTACAgattttatctatattatttacttattatactagaatttttcattttgattttgtaatcattcaaaattaattttatgatcaaattaaacaaaacGACACGTCCAACCAGGGACGGGACCCCTCCTCTTACTTTTTCCCATACTCTTTAATgatatcttttttcttaattagctATAAAATTAGTGTTCATTCatcccaattatatatatatatatatatatatatatatgggacgACAGCTCAAACATGAACTCCTCTCACGCATTTGTATTCAAttcattaattcatttcttgaacACCGCACCCcttagttaattattaattattcactCATCATTTCTACTCAATctctcttaatttatttaacgcCCACTCATTCATTCATTCGCCCTACCTACATACAGTACTGAGTCCTCTATTATTATAAGTTTAATTGGAGAAGCAAAGCATCACTACtcactattaattataatatcatcttcttttaggaattaattaagaaatataaatgcatccatcttttatccaattaattagctacctatatatatagggctgacatatacatatatacatttatatacatatatatatatatatagagagagagagagagagacttgAACACCACACCTATCactgtgtgtatgtatgtgtgtgcatgGGTTGGTGGTCATTTCTGGAACTCCAGCTGTTAGGGTCAGGGTTTTGTCTTTTTTACTTTGGATGgatttcaacatttttcacCACCCCTTTGTTATAACCCTCTCCAACAAATCATTCTCTTCAGtgcatctctctctctctctctctctcccttgAAAGAAGGCGAAAGTTTTGGGGGATAAAGGAATGAGAGGCCAGAAAGCGAGATGGggacatacatatatatatatatacataagtggtgatgtaattaattaggaTTAGGCTTTAGACGACGACGACTGCGACGACGGTGGATTAGTAGTTACGTTGATATTGATCATCAACAAAAGGGGAGCTTATCTTTTGAGGGGAATGTTGTCTGGCTCGAGGACTACTGTTTCTATTATGATTGATTACTAGTTAATTATGATTCAAGAAATTACAGATCTATGATCATGGTGTCGTCGTCGGACCAGGCTTCATTCCCCCCAATCTCTGCTCCCACTGGATTTTGGATGACTGATTTCTGCCTGATCTCCAGGGAAGGTGAGGCAgaacatttttgtttttgcttgaGCCCAGCCCGACACTTTACATacatttttgtcaatttttttcacttcttTTTTGGCAGTTTTGGTGGATAACTTGGCAGTTTGGAGACATGGGTTTTACTTTTTGGAAGTTGTTCAGTGTGTGCAGGGTGCAGATTGGTGTAATGATGAAGGGATCTTGACTTTGAGTTTGAAAATTGTTTCTTGAGAGAAAGGTTTTCATCATTGCCCTCCTTTTCGTTTCTGTTTTCTCACAGGTTATGATGGTGTTTGGTGTCAGATGATTgggttttcctttttctttctgaaCATAATTCAAGGTTTTTTCTAATTTAGGCTCATTCCGTATCAGATCTGAGTAGTGGGTTTAAGATATTCATGAGATCTGGCGTTTTCAACTttgatgaataataattattcctCTTCTTTATGCACTAGTTAGTGTAGGTGTGCAATGGGGAAGAATAGAATTAAGGCTTTAACATACATAATGAGGTGGGCAGTGGTGGATTAATTACGTACAAGATGATACCCTACCTACATAACAGCAAATACAATAGGGACACATCATACTATTTggtgttaaaaataattaattaaatgggGTACATGCATgcacatatattaattacaatggTATGCAGATACTACTCCCTCacctcatcctcatcctcGTTTTGTTGGTATAATGAATTAGTAGTTGGGGTTTCTGAGACAGATTAATTAAGCTGCATGCATGTCTGGATCCTGATTCTTGAGTTAACTAACTAATTAATGGCATGCAGTGGCGTTCTTGTTCGTGTTTTACATGTGAACATTCCGAGCTTGCtctataattacaatatcatctaatagatatttatacatattttgtaAGTAGTATTATCAAGCCTTGTTTAAGAGTAACAATCTTTAATTTGCTTTTAATTAGTCTTTTACATTCCCTAGAACAAGACAATTAGTCATCTAGTCAAAGTCAATGGAGCtagttatatattatactaatttcaTTTCATGGAGTACGCATCTGAAAATTCAAGGTAACTTAccataataatttcattgcAAGACTAGCTACTTCTTTTCATGTATGCATACATATGAGATTGAAAAGACGACCATCGTAAATGCCATAAAAACGAATTATGATTGACGAGCATCAATTGGCAGTGAAAGAATTTTAACTttcaaaatacatttttcagGGGATGCGCCCAAATTTATACGTTCAACTATATATTTGTGATCCAACACCCATACATAGGTAATAGTAATAGTTACGACACATTACATGCAAACCCctgtattttgatttaattacaattattacctctttatttgagaaaaattacatatacagcTTTGTGATATTTGACATATATAGTATCGTATAACTCAAAGACAGCGACGTAGAAATGTCAATATATAAAGTCTCCTAcagtaattaattactttctcCTTGGGACATGAGGATGGAGTCCGGCCCTGATCCGTGGTCCGTTTCCACAGTTAccatactaaatatatatatatgtatatattaggAAGATTAGATTAAAAGATGGGAATGAAGAAATGGATAAGAACAGTTTTTAAACCGTTGCTTTTTTTACTTAACTAAACCCAAAAATTTTTGGACAGTTAAAGAAGCTTGTATTGGTCCTCTCAATCGTTACAtgcaatatattaaaaaatataagcatcTCAGTTTGAGAAACCAAACCAAAAAGAAGGAAAGGAATTCTTCAAGCAGTGAGAAATGAAGAGAAGGGGCTTTAATCAAAAGGGTACAAGTACGCTTCAACTTTGTTTATTTAACAAGAGGGCCATCATCATAATTCACAACCAACCACcatacaacacacacacacacatgtatatgcatattcataattatctGTGGGTTGCCTGCTCGTagacatgaaaaataaaaatgttaaaaaactTGAGAGATCAATCTTTGTGTTTGCTCGATTCTAGTGTCTGTAAATGAAGAAAGTAAAGCAGAGCTGGACAAGTTCCTGACTTGTAGATCGATGGCATATCCTTTCACTCAACTCCACTACTACATTAATTTGTACatcaattaaattcttttccTCAACCCTCTATTTatggggggtggggtgggggggtggAGGAGGGGGAGGGTTCCTCCAacaaatgtattaatttttgaaattgctATCACTGATCATATGCATCTTAGGgttgaagaaaaaacaaaaaaagagaggAGGAACTAAGAAGAAAGTGCTAGTGATGTCTCATGTTTGAGCTACGAAGCGTCAAACCATGCAAAAATTTGGTATACCCCAGTAAACTGAGTTTTCCGTTGCTCCTCAACCAATCTCTCAGCATAGAATGAGCAGTAGGCCCCACATTTAACTCCTGCATCAAATCCAATGTTAAAATTACAATCTCATCCCATCATCAAATCCAATTATAAAACACCATTTTATCAAGACTTAGAACAATTCTTATAGATACCCGAGCCAATTCCTCCACTGATATCACTCGGTTACCCTCTTGTTCAAAATGCTCAAAAGCTGTGGATGCAATTTGCTCCCAGTTTTCAAGGGCCTCCAATTGATACGTGCTAATTGCAGCTGCACAAAACTCTTCAAAGTCCATCTTTCTATAAGACAACGGTGCCATCTGCATTACAAAAGCACAAGTTTACTGGGATTCAGTAACTAATTCTAGAAAGAACAATCCCAATATAAAGATATCCATTTCCACCATTTACCAGTTAGATCCACATGAAAGAAACTAGACTAAAATGTTACAGTACTGATGTAGTTATATGAATGtcatgaaataaatttttaagagaaTGAGATTTGAGTGCATAGACTGACCGCATGTAGAATATCTGGGACCCTAGACATCTTCATAGCATCAGTAGCATTTCGTGCAAGGGCCTGCAAATCAAGTCGCATCATCCTCAGAAGAAATCACATTTTGATCATAACGCAAAGTGcttgaaattagaaaataaagtcTGTCTATTTCCACATGGCacttatttttccttttcctttctgGATTCTCTATTTCCACATCTCATTAAACAGCACTGTAGTTTATTCAAATCTCCAGCCTAGAAAACGCCCTAAGGgcacaattatataatagggCAAAGCAGGAGGTGGGACGAAATTTATGTGCACTAGAATCAGTTTAAGTCGTGAGGGAGAGAGGAGCAAGAAAGTCAGGGAGATAAGTAAAGGACATGTAAGATTGACAACCTTCCTGAAGTTCTCGAGAGAGACACGTCCATCCTCGCTAGGCTCCAAAAGCATGAATTGTGCTCTAAGATAAACCAACTCATCCTCGGTCAGTGCTTTTGAAAGAGCCTACCAGcatggaagaaaaaaaaatgaccttTTTCATCTTAAATTGCAAGGATTTCTGATCTCCAGACTAGcaaaaactaatcaatttggTATAACAATGACGACAACCATATTTAAGAGCATAAATATCTATGCCGCGGTACATGTAATACACAAACATGCATGCAGCTCATAAAATCTAActtttcactataaaaatgTGATCAAGTTCTTATAACCAAGTTATGCGTCAGACTGAAATAAATTGCATCAGTTGGTTGAACATGCCACTACATAGGAAGAAAGTGCACAGAATTATTTCACTAAGGAACATCAAGTATCAAGCGCATTCcaaaagaatgaaaagaacATCAGTTATCATCACATTACTTTACTGGAACTAAATATCTGTCCTTTCCTACCATGCAATAAGAGCAATGTCAAGAAAATCTgttattaaatgtaaaataaatcttgaaaCTGCTTTGTTATGACTAGGCATTAGAAGGTTGATTGTAAGACGGAAGACTTTGACCGTATAGCAGGTCATGCAGTTCAGCAAAAACTGAAAACTATTTATGAAATGAGCAAATGATTTTAGTGGAACATTCACAGCTGAGAAACACTAAGGCCAAGAAActcttttatgaaaaattatttttcgaTTACTAAAGTAAACTGAAATAATTAACTGTGATATAgaaactttttctttaaaaagtaTGCCAGAACTTAAACAATGCAGAAATAAGTAGTAGATGGAGATAAGAACGCGAACTAACTTTGTAATCATTCAATAGAGTAATATTAGAGCAAAGTGCTAAGAATTAAGTTTTTAATCagcccaaataaaaaaagagggaGTAAACATTTATCAGCAAAAGTATACAAGTGGTTTagcaaataatatatagatacGCATACCTTTAGTGCTGCACGTTTGAAAGGGGTAGCATGTAGATATGACTTCACCAACTTATAGACCAGTATGTCCAATGGAATAGGATGGTTCTCAGTCCGCAACCATGGATGAGCTGTATTTGCAAAGACATATTCAGCATATTATCATTGACAAGCGAAggaaatgcaattttattatcaatctCAATGTCAGGAACGGACTGGACACTGTGGCAAAGTTAAAGAATACTAGATGaccattttcaaattgttGTCCCTTAATGCAAAAGTCATTGCTTTGATAACTACAGTTTTACAGAAAAGTAATAGGGTAAGCTATTCGCTCCAAGACCCCGAtcccaaaaagaaatataaaatagatcGGGCTCCAGCAACAACTATGCATAAAATGAActttaagaaagaaaagcaacaTTTCAGCTAGACTATGCCAACTTATAAGCACTTGAAatcataactttaaaaaacataagcaACTCATGGGACAATTACTAACTCAAAGCTTGAGCAGCAGTCATTCTTTTCCGGTAGTCCTTGTTTAAAAGTCGTTTTACAAAGTCCTTGGCATGCGGTGTGACAGATGGCCAAGGCATGTCATCAAAGTTTGGATCGGCTCTCAAAACTGCACGGAATATACCAGACTCTGTCCTTGCCCAGAATGGTCTGCTTCCACATAGCAAAATATAGGTGATGACACCAATACTCCAAATATCAGCCTCCACACTGTAAGATCTATGGAGAACTTCTGGTGCTACATAATAAGCACTTCCGACAATATCATTTAGTCTTTCATCTGCAAATACCATGACATGGGAGAGAATTGAAAAGCTGAGACATCCAATTGAAGGAAAgcagaaagaaaattacaaatgaatGCAGTGCAATGCTGCACAATGACGGCAGCAACTTTTGGGCACTAGCATTGTCAGCCATTGGAACAAAAGGAACAACACAAGTCTACTGAAATCCACTTCATAAACTAGGAgacttattaatatatatcaacttattaaacaaagaaacatTTTACATCAGTGCAAGTTCAGAGAGATGAACAGCCAAAgctagaaatttaaaaaaagttctGAAGAAGCAGtgggaattaattaaatgctGAAGTTACAAAGTTCACCTGGAAGACATGACTGACATATAATGATTAAAGTTTATCCAGAATATTCCAAAGAACGCCAACAGAGAATTAGCTAAAGCGTCTagcaaatatctttttaaaaaataactcaaGAGTGATCCAAGAAAGTATCGCTAAACTGTGATCGATCTAATTCAAACTCGTTACCTGTGCCTTGTAGCATATTGCAATGGTCAGGCTACAAGGCAAGTGGATTGACTAACAAGTACCCTATTacaatcacatggcctgatggAAGCAAATCTTATGGGCTACAACAAGAGTTAGTACCATGcagttttttatttactgaGAGCACCAGATAAAGGggtgaaaaaacaaagaactCAACGTAGTTACCTGTCCTGATGAAGTCAGAAAGACCAAAATCAATGAGCTTCATGTCAGCATCTTCATTTCTAGAggtaaatagaaaattctgCAAATTGCAATTAGCATCAATATCAAGACCAGAAAGTCACATTCATCATTTATGAGATCTAGCTAACTAGTTGGAAAAAGAAACTCTGCATATACCTCCGGTTTTAAATCACGGTGGACAACACCTTGAAGATGACAAAATGAAACAACACTAAGaatttgaacaataataaGTTTTGCTTCGTCTTCTGTATATCTACCACCTCTGTAATGAATAAACCACTATAAGTTTTGCTGCATCCATCGAACAGATGGCTTACAATTAGAACAAAAAGCTATTCTTGCTTTATCTCTGGCGTATCCtctttaatataatgtacAACCGAACATATTTAGGTATTAGGAGACATGCATTATCACTCACTTTGACAGTATTCTGTCGAGCAATTCTCCACCTTCACACAAcctgaaagaaaagaaagagagagagctaatagcaaaattattttactcaAACAGCACAAAAAGTCAtagcataaaattttaaaaagccACCTGTCACCTCcctacataattaaaatatattccaaCTGTCTAGACAGGTTAGAAAATGAGTTCAATTGTTTTGTTCCCTTGTAATCTGAATCTTGTACTGTTCACATAAAATTAGATGTCTTTCCAGTTCTCAGAGGTGAATCTTTCAACACAAAcagataaatacaaaatcaaaaagaaattgagattAATCATATCAGACAAAAAGGAGTTAAAAAAGAAGTTAAAATACACTACAGAAAATATAAGTATGTTCTACACTTGAGGATATTATTGAGCAAGTTGGTATCGGTCAGTAACTTCTGCATACAAAGAGGgtcttttagaaaattttgacatGCTTTGGTATTACTTCCATTTATGTACACAAGCAAGCATCAGAAATAGCATCCCAGATCAGAAAATAGAACAAGTTTGCTGGATATAGGAAATGTATTACAAGTTTTATAGTAGAAAGTACAATGATTTTGTTTGGCAAAGAATGAGGATACAAAGTTCCACATTGAAAGATAGTGTAACAGAAACATATAGCAACATTAGTTTCAAAGTACACACTCAACaagtgtgagagagaagaataCGGGATAAGGATGTACGTACTCCATTATTATGTAGACGTTATTGGCGTCCTCACAAGCATCATAAAATCTTACTAGATGCTTGTGACCTGAAAGagctttcaaaattttcacttcTCTGCGAACATCTTCAATGGATATTGCAGTCGTCATCTGAGAAGAAATTTGTTCAGGTATATGCCAGATCTCATGTTAGCACAAAATATAGATTTAGAGGAAGGAAAAAGGACTAAAGTATTAGTAACATATTGAGTTAGATAAGTGAATTTTtgtaagaagaaaagagactGGTGTTTTCTAGATATTTTCAATCCATTTTTACCCTCCTACAATTTGAATCTCCACTCATTATAACAACCGAATTCCTTGTCAAAACaagcataaaattttttgaggATCTTTAAATCTTCCATGATATGACTATAATCCATAATACAATACTcccaccaaaaagaaaaatgaaaagtttacAGCTGTCATACACCTTTATCAtctgaataaaataaaacaactaaattttcagCAAATTCGTAATGATTGCTATCGTTTGGTGGCAAATTTTCATACCCTTGGTTTATACCAGTAACTTTCggtttataaaaaattggtgtcaCTGTCAGAACAAATATTTATGTGCATCTTGTCTAGCTAAGACACTTTGATGTTTTATGGAGATCAATTTTTATGTAGACATTAAATGGAACTACCAATAAGGAATGGTGAGGTAcatctattaaattttattttttatatgtccATCAGATATTCTAGATCAATTAAAAGACctcaaaaatacttttgaaaagagaaaaggtcTGATCGAACCAACTTCCATTATTTCTATGATAAAATCATTCCTAGGTCAAGTCAAGCTTCAGAAGATAAAAGGATTAGTAAATAAAGCAAACATCAGTAAGGTGTTGGTTTGTTGGGCATAAAAGATGACCAAAAGCATTATCCATAGGTACCCAATTTATGTAACAATCAGGATAACCAAATCCATATAGCATTGTTTACATATTGAcgattgatttt encodes:
- the LOC105174025 gene encoding CDPK-related kinase 3, which codes for MGQCYGKTIPTGGGDTDGFAAATSTTVASDGEDRSSHTPPPHGTPSVKTTPSRSSAANSPWPSPYPFGAGGATPSGVTPSPARSTPRRFFRRPFPPPSPAKHIRASLRKLGQRNKSPREGPIPEDAATVVVEETEQQHHALDKNFGYNKNFGAKYELGKEVGKGHFGHTCYAKGRKGELKDMPLAVKIISKAKMTTAISIEDVRREVKILKALSGHKHLVRFYDACEDANNVYIIMELCEGGELLDRILSKGGRYTEDEAKLIIVQILSVVSFCHLQGVVHRDLKPENFLFTSRNEDADMKLIDFGLSDFIRTDERLNDIVGSAYYVAPEVLHRSYSVEADIWSIGVITYILLCGSRPFWARTESGIFRAVLRADPNFDDMPWPSVTPHAKDFVKRLLNKDYRKRMTAAQALTHPWLRTENHPIPLDILVYKLVKSYLHATPFKRAALKALSKALTEDELVYLRAQFMLLEPSEDGRVSLENFRKALARNATDAMKMSRVPDILHAMAPLSYRKMDFEEFCAAAISTYQLEALENWEQIASTAFEHFEQEGNRVISVEELARELNVGPTAHSMLRDWLRSNGKLSLLGYTKFLHGLTLRSSNMRHH